From the Esox lucius isolate fEsoLuc1 chromosome 21, fEsoLuc1.pri, whole genome shotgun sequence genome, one window contains:
- the ileu gene encoding leukocyte elastase inhibitor (The RefSeq protein has 1 substitution, 1 frameshift compared to this genomic sequence), with amino-acid sequence MASVSLANTSFSLDLFKKITEKNKTGNVSYSPLSISSALAMVSLGARGNTATQMSEVLHFDKDNIKVHEGFSKLMSELNKEESMYKLITANRLYGEQSHQYFETFLHDTKKHYNAELEAVDFMCNAETARQNINTWVEKQTTEKIKDLLPKGIVDEMTSLVLVNTIYFKSNWDRIFLQTSTTDAMFKLNKNQSKPVKMMHQKDYFPLTFIPEVNCQILELPYEGKQLSMLIMLPNDIEDDTTGLEKLEKQLTFRNFVEWTKPDKMKVEQVEVGLPKFKLEENLELGEMLVSMGMIDAFDKTKSDFSGMLSNNDLVLSKVVHKAFVEVNEEGTEAAAATGSKIEFQCLILNWATFIADHPFLFFIRHNPTQSILFSGRYSSP; translated from the exons ATGGCGTCAGTGTCTTTGGCCAACACCAGCTTCTCCCTGGATCTGTTCAAGAAGatcacagagaaaaacaaaacggGCAATGTCTCCTACTCCCCCCTCAGCATCTCCTCTGCTCTGGCCATGGTGTCTCTGGGGGCCAGGGGTAACACCGCGACTCAGATGTCAGAG GTCCTGCATTTCGATAAAGATAACATAAAAGTCCATGAAGGCTTCAGCAAGCTCATGAGTGAACTGAACAAGGAAGAATCTATGTACAAGCTGATAACAGCCAATCGCCTGTACGGAGAACAGTCTCACCAGTATTTTGAG ACTTTCCTCCACGACACCAAGAAGCACTACAATGCAGAGTTGGAGGCTGTAGACTTCATGTGCAATGCAGAGACTGCTAGACAGAACATCAACACTTGGGTGGAGAAGCAGACCGCAG AGAAAATCAAGGATCTGTTGCCAAAG ATTGTTGATGAAATGACCAGTCTGGTCTTGGTTAACACCATCTACTTCAAGAGCAACTGGGACAGGATATTCTTACAGACCAGCACCACAGATGCCATGTTCAAACTGAACAAG AATCAGAGTAAGCCAGTGAAAATGATGCACCAGAAGGACTATTTCCCCCTGACCTTCATCCCAGAGGTCAACTGTCAGATTCTGGAGTTGCCCTATGAAGGGAAACAACTGAGCATGCTCATCATGCTTCCTAATGACATTGAGGACGACACCACTGGACTGGAGAAG CTGGAGAAGCAGCTGACCTTCAGAAACTTTGTGGAGTGGACCAAGCCTGACAAAATGAAAGTGGAGCAGGTTGAAGTGGGCCTGCCCAAGTTCAAACTGGAGGAGAACCTGGAACTTGGGGAGATGCTGGTCAGCATGGGCATGATAGATGCCTTCGACAAAACCAAGAGTGACTTCTCAGGCATGTTGTCCAACAACGACCTGGTTCTGTCCAAGGTGGTGCACAAGGCCTTTGTGGAGGTCAATGAGGAGGGCACAGAGGCAGCAGCTGCTACTGGATCTAAGATCGAATTTCAATGTCTAATACTAAATTGGGCTACATTCATTGCCGACCACCCCTTCTTGTTCTTCATCCGCCACAACCCCACCCAGAGCATTCTTTTCTCTGGCCGCTACTCTTCCCCTTAG
- the LOC105019449 gene encoding leukocyte elastase inhibitor-like yields MSSVSVANTNFSLDLFKKITEKKKTGNVFYSPLSISSALAMVYLGARGNTATQMSKTLHLHKAKDDVHVCFSKLMGELNKKGAPYKLSLANRLYGDQSYKFVETFLHDTKKYYNAELEAVDFKSNAETVRQNINTWVEKQTADKIKDLLPKGIVDNLTRLVLVNAIYFKGNWEKKFKETSTKDVQFRLNKKESKPVKMMHQKAKFPLTFIPEAHCQILELPYAGKQLSMLIMLPNDIADGTTGLEKLEKELTYDNFVNWTKPDRMYLKEVQVGLPKFKLEESLDMKETLVSMGMIDAFNHSRCDFSGISPNNDLVLSKVVHKAFVEVNEEGTEAAAATADIEAIRCAPETSTFIADHPFLFFIRHNPTQSVLFYGRYSSP; encoded by the exons atgtcatctgTGTCTGTGGCCAACACCAACTTCTCCCTGGATCTGTTCAAAAAgatcacagagaaaaaaaaaacgggcAATGTCTTCTACTCCCCCCTCAGCATCTCCTCTGCTCTGGCCATGGTGTATCTGGGGGCCAGGGGTAACACCGCGACTCAGATGTCAAAG ACCCTGCACCTCCACAAAGCCAAGGATGATGTCCATGTTTGCTTCAGCAAACTTATGGGTGAACTGAACAAGAAAGGAGCCCCCTACAAACTGAGTCTAGCAAATCGTCTATACGGAGATCAGTCTTACAAGTTTGTGGAG ACTTTCCTCCACGACACCAAAAAGTACTACAATGCAGAGTTGGAGGCTGTAGACTTCAAGTCCAATGCAGAGACTGTTAGACAGAACATCAACACCTGGGTGGAGAAGCAGACAGCAG ACAAAATCAAGGATCTGTTGCCAAAGGGGATTGTTGATAATTTGACAAGACTGGTCTTGGTTAACGCCATCTACTTCAAGGGCAACTGGGAGAAGAAGTTCAAGGAAACCAGCACCAAAGATGTCCAGTTCAGACTTAAcaag AAGGAGAGTAAGCCAGTAAAAATGATGCACCAGAAGGCCAAGTTCCCCCTGACCTTCATCCCAGAGGCCCACTGTCAGATTCTGGAGTTGCCTTATGCAGGGAAACAACTGAGCATGCTCATCATGCTTCCTAATGACATTGCGGACGGCACCACTGGACTGGAGAAG CTGGAGAAGGAGCTGACCTATGACAACTTTGTGAATTGGACCAAGCCAGACAGGATGTACTTGAAGGAGGTTCAGGTGGGCCTGCCCAAATTCAAGCTGGAGGAGAGCCTGGACATGAAGGAGACACTGGTCAGCATGGGCATGATAGATGCCTTCAACCACTCCAGGTGCGACTTCTCAGGCATTTCACCAAACAACGACCTGGTTCTGTCCAAGGTGGTGCACAAGGCCTTTGTGGAGGTCAATGAGGAGGGTACAGAGGCAGCAGCTGCTACGGCCGACATCGAGGCAATACGCTGTGCCCCGGAAACATCCACGTTCATTGCCGACCACCCCTTCCTCTTCTTCATCCGCCACAACCCCACCCAGAGCGTTCTGTTCTATGGCCGCTACTCTTCCCCTTAG